The Psychrobium sp. MM17-31 genome window below encodes:
- a CDS encoding prolyl oligopeptidase family serine peptidase, which yields MKKTAIVTASLATLALTACQTTNNAVVKPDSDYLWLEEVQGEKPLAWVDAQNNKAFASLKSNPVYQQSYDENLKLLNSNDRIAYATQRGDYLYNFWTDKNNQRGLYRRTTLEEYKKENPTWETILDIDELAKKDGQSWVYKGMNCLYPDYNRCLVSLSPGGTDAVVVREFDISKKAFVKDGFTLPEAKNSISWRDENSVFVGTDFGKGSLTDSGYPGVVKIWNRGTPLSSAKQVFHADPSSVAASGFVLRDGKQSVNIVYDSTSFYTRDIYVLQDGKKVKLPIPKDASLSAFLNGDLFIQLKSAWKVNGKELAQGSIVFAPLKDILKDNASYQTLITPTPSLAITSVQATKSALLVSVLDNVKSKVLRFTNTNGQWQSKAVNIDDKGSISVFNTSESSDDFFLTYTSFLKPATLYKVDGESGKLTQLKAQKSQFNSDDMVTHQYWATSKDGTKVPYFAIMKKDTVLDGKNPTLLYGYGGFEVSLKPSYSALRGKNWLEKGGVYVLSNIRGGGEFGPKWHQAALKKNRHKAYEDFEAIAMDLIDRKITSPAHLGIQGGSNGGLLMGAAFTRRPDLYNAVVCQVPLLDMKRYTKLLAGASWAAEYGDPDKPEMWEYIKTYSPFHNLDAKTDYPKVFFTTSTKDDRVHPGHARKMVAKMQDLGHDVYYYENTEGGHAGAADNKQRADMYALVYSYLWQQLK from the coding sequence ATGAAAAAAACTGCAATTGTTACGGCATCGCTTGCTACCCTAGCGCTGACAGCTTGCCAAACGACAAATAACGCCGTTGTCAAACCTGACAGCGATTATCTATGGCTTGAAGAAGTTCAAGGTGAAAAACCGCTAGCTTGGGTTGATGCGCAAAACAACAAAGCCTTTGCGAGCTTGAAATCAAACCCTGTTTATCAACAGAGCTATGATGAAAACCTTAAGCTACTTAACTCAAACGACCGTATCGCCTACGCCACACAACGCGGCGATTACCTGTACAACTTCTGGACGGACAAAAACAATCAGCGCGGCTTATACCGCCGTACAACGCTAGAAGAGTACAAAAAAGAAAACCCGACATGGGAAACGATTTTAGACATCGACGAGCTGGCTAAAAAAGACGGCCAAAGCTGGGTTTACAAAGGTATGAACTGTCTTTACCCAGACTACAACCGCTGTTTAGTCAGTTTATCACCAGGCGGTACCGACGCAGTTGTCGTGCGTGAATTCGACATCAGTAAAAAAGCCTTCGTTAAAGATGGTTTCACCCTGCCAGAAGCCAAAAATTCAATTAGCTGGCGCGACGAAAACTCCGTATTTGTCGGTACTGATTTCGGTAAAGGCAGCTTAACGGATTCAGGTTACCCGGGTGTTGTTAAGATTTGGAATCGCGGCACACCACTGTCGAGCGCTAAACAAGTTTTCCACGCCGACCCATCATCAGTAGCAGCTTCTGGTTTTGTATTGCGCGATGGTAAGCAATCAGTGAATATTGTTTACGATTCAACATCTTTTTACACGCGTGATATCTACGTATTGCAAGACGGTAAAAAAGTTAAACTGCCAATTCCTAAAGATGCCAGCTTAAGTGCATTCCTAAATGGCGATTTATTTATCCAGTTAAAATCAGCATGGAAAGTTAACGGTAAAGAATTAGCGCAAGGCAGCATCGTATTTGCACCGCTAAAGGATATTCTAAAAGATAACGCCAGCTACCAAACGCTGATCACCCCAACACCAAGCCTCGCTATTACTTCAGTTCAAGCGACTAAGAGTGCGTTACTAGTGAGCGTGTTAGACAACGTAAAATCAAAAGTTTTACGCTTTACCAACACTAACGGCCAATGGCAAAGCAAAGCCGTCAATATCGATGATAAAGGCAGCATCAGCGTTTTCAATACCAGCGAAAGCAGCGATGACTTTTTCCTAACCTACACCAGCTTCCTTAAGCCTGCGACCCTTTACAAAGTCGATGGTGAATCAGGCAAACTAACTCAGTTAAAAGCTCAAAAATCGCAATTTAACAGCGATGACATGGTAACTCATCAATACTGGGCAACGTCTAAAGATGGCACCAAGGTTCCATATTTTGCCATCATGAAAAAAGACACAGTCCTCGATGGTAAAAATCCAACATTACTATACGGCTACGGCGGTTTCGAAGTTTCGTTAAAACCATCATACAGCGCACTACGCGGTAAAAACTGGTTAGAGAAAGGCGGCGTATACGTTTTATCAAACATTCGCGGCGGTGGTGAATTTGGTCCTAAATGGCACCAAGCAGCGCTAAAGAAAAACCGTCACAAGGCGTATGAAGATTTCGAAGCTATCGCGATGGATCTTATCGATCGTAAAATCACTTCTCCTGCGCATCTAGGTATTCAAGGTGGTAGTAACGGTGGTCTACTAATGGGCGCGGCATTTACGCGTCGTCCAGACTTATACAACGCTGTTGTGTGTCAGGTACCACTACTTGATATGAAGCGCTACACCAAGTTACTCGCGGGCGCGAGCTGGGCAGCTGAATACGGCGATCCAGACAAGCCGGAAATGTGGGAATACATTAAAACTTACTCACCATTCCACAACTTAGATGCGAAAACAGACTACCCGAAAGTTTTCTTCACAACATCTACCAAAGACGACCGCGTTCACCCTGGTCACGCGCGTAAAATGGTAGCCAAGATGCAAGATCTCGGACACGATGTTTACTACTACGAGAACACCGAAGGCGGTCACGCCGGCGCAGCAGACAACAAACAGCGCGCCGACATGTACGCCCTAGTTTATAGCTACTTATGGCAACAACTTAAGTAG
- the metA gene encoding homoserine O-succinyltransferase: MPINIPDKLPAKNELRQENIFVMSESRALSQQIRPMKVLLLNLMPNKIETETQLLRLLANTPLQVDVEFLRIHSNISKHTPQDHMNDFYRDFDEIKDKNFDGLIITGAPLGDVDFDDVIYWEKIKTVFDWSQQHVTATLFLCWAAHAAFYHLYDLERYIRDKKIAGVFLHQRSQLHDPLLRGFDDEFWVPHSRLAQMNVDELRQHPDLDILAASDEAGAYLVVSKDRRRLFVLGHPEYNVSTLGDEYKRDNDAGLSPSIPTNYFPNDDASQEPRGCWRSHANLLISNWLNYYVYQITPFDLSHLHRRTPWEK; this comes from the coding sequence GTGCCAATTAATATTCCCGATAAACTGCCTGCCAAAAACGAGTTGCGACAAGAAAATATTTTCGTCATGAGCGAGTCGCGCGCCTTGAGTCAGCAAATTCGTCCGATGAAGGTGCTATTACTTAATTTAATGCCCAATAAAATCGAAACAGAAACTCAGCTGTTGCGCTTACTAGCTAATACGCCATTGCAGGTGGATGTGGAATTTCTACGTATTCACAGCAACATTTCAAAACACACACCACAAGATCATATGAATGACTTTTATCGCGATTTTGATGAAATCAAAGATAAAAACTTCGATGGTTTGATTATTACCGGTGCGCCATTGGGTGATGTTGATTTTGACGATGTGATTTATTGGGAGAAGATAAAAACAGTATTCGATTGGTCGCAGCAGCACGTTACCGCAACGCTTTTCTTATGTTGGGCGGCGCATGCGGCTTTTTATCATTTGTATGATTTAGAGCGTTACATTCGCGATAAAAAAATCGCTGGGGTGTTTTTACATCAGCGCAGTCAGCTTCACGATCCACTGCTGCGTGGTTTCGATGATGAATTTTGGGTGCCGCATTCTCGCTTGGCACAAATGAATGTTGATGAGCTGCGTCAGCATCCTGATCTCGATATTCTCGCTGCCTCCGATGAAGCTGGGGCTTACTTGGTGGTGAGTAAAGACAGACGCCGTTTATTTGTTTTGGGGCACCCTGAATACAATGTCTCGACACTTGGCGATGAGTACAAGCGGGATAATGATGCGGGATTATCACCATCGATTCCAACCAATTATTTTCCTAATGACGATGCAAGCCAAGAGCCAAGAGGTTGCTGGCGAAGTCATGCTAATTTATTGATTTCAAATTGGCTTAATTATTATGTGTATCAAATTACGCCATTTGATTTATCCCATTTACATCGCCGTACGCCTTGGGAAAAGTAA